A single genomic interval of Mucilaginibacter boryungensis harbors:
- a CDS encoding cellulase family glycosylhydrolase encodes MKLKSIVILLSGLFISNYASSQGFLKAQGKLIVNEKGEKVILRGMGLGGDMLQEGYMFKVAMLNQQYKIRAGIEDLVGAEKTAKFYDTWLANNTRKIDVDSMARWGFNSIRLPMHFNLFTLPVADEKVAGQNTWLPKGFAMVDELLSWCKANHMYLILDLHATPGGQGNDLPIADRHPDQPNLWDSPANQQKMVALWKKLAERYKDEPNIGGYDIINEPNYGFDDPKDIRGTAEKTNAPLKKLMMEITAAIRTVDKKHMVIIEGNGFGNNYNGVLPTWDNNMVLSFHKYGNFNTQKSIQNFLNLRDKYNVPLWLGESGENSNTWFTECISLAEHNDIGWSWWPLKKMGGNNPLEIKQPEGYQKLLDYWSGKGLKPSPAEAQIILDQWLSNLKFENNIIHHDVIDAMFRQVQSAEAKPFKLNVITNNATILAADFDMGRQRSAYYDKDTSSYQYTPGVNTVGNKGHSYRNDGVDIKTDAAGPYVMSIEDGEWLQYTLNVKQPGNYTITLTVAGDGNGRLSLTNNGADLVKTQAVPNTGGMDKWSSVSFKNIVLKAGVNKLRVYVDRGGWNFREMRFSK; translated from the coding sequence ATGAAACTCAAATCAATCGTAATTCTTTTATCAGGATTATTTATCAGCAACTACGCCAGCAGTCAGGGATTTTTAAAAGCGCAGGGCAAGCTGATCGTTAACGAGAAAGGCGAAAAAGTAATATTACGCGGCATGGGCCTGGGTGGCGATATGCTGCAGGAAGGTTACATGTTTAAAGTAGCCATGCTAAACCAGCAATATAAAATACGCGCGGGAATTGAAGACTTAGTTGGCGCTGAAAAGACTGCTAAGTTTTACGATACCTGGCTGGCTAATAATACCCGCAAAATTGATGTGGATAGCATGGCGCGCTGGGGTTTTAACTCCATACGCCTGCCTATGCATTTTAACCTGTTCACCTTACCCGTAGCTGATGAAAAAGTGGCCGGGCAAAACACCTGGCTGCCTAAAGGCTTTGCCATGGTTGATGAACTGCTGAGCTGGTGCAAAGCCAACCATATGTACCTTATCCTGGACCTGCACGCCACACCGGGCGGACAAGGCAATGATTTGCCCATAGCCGACCGTCATCCCGATCAGCCTAATTTGTGGGATAGTCCGGCCAACCAGCAAAAAATGGTTGCCCTTTGGAAGAAACTGGCCGAGCGTTACAAGGATGAACCCAATATTGGCGGCTACGATATTATTAACGAGCCAAATTATGGATTTGACGACCCAAAAGACATTCGTGGCACCGCCGAAAAAACCAACGCGCCGCTGAAAAAGCTGATGATGGAAATTACTGCAGCCATCCGCACGGTTGATAAAAAACACATGGTAATTATTGAAGGTAACGGCTTTGGCAACAACTATAACGGCGTGCTGCCCACCTGGGATAATAACATGGTGCTCAGCTTTCATAAATACGGCAACTTTAATACCCAAAAGTCAATCCAAAACTTTTTAAACCTACGCGATAAATACAACGTACCACTATGGCTGGGCGAATCGGGCGAAAACTCAAACACCTGGTTTACCGAATGCATCAGTCTGGCAGAACATAATGATATTGGCTGGAGCTGGTGGCCATTAAAAAAGATGGGCGGCAATAATCCGCTGGAAATTAAACAGCCTGAAGGTTATCAAAAGCTGCTGGATTACTGGAGCGGCAAGGGCCTCAAGCCATCGCCTGCTGAAGCACAGATTATACTGGACCAATGGTTAAGCAACCTGAAGTTTGAAAACAACATTATTCATCACGACGTGATAGACGCCATGTTCAGGCAGGTGCAATCCGCGGAAGCAAAACCATTTAAACTCAATGTAATTACTAATAACGCCACCATTTTGGCTGCCGATTTTGATATGGGGCGTCAGCGTTCAGCTTATTATGATAAGGATACCTCCAGCTATCAATACACCCCCGGGGTAAACACTGTGGGCAATAAAGGCCACAGCTACCGCAACGATGGTGTTGATATAAAAACCGATGCTGCGGGCCCGTACGTAATGAGTATTGAAGACGGCGAATGGCTGCAGTATACGCTGAATGTTAAACAACCAGGCAATTACACTATTACGCTAACCGTAGCTGGTGATGGTAATGGTCGGTTATCATTAACCAATAATGGCGCCGACCTGGTTAAAACACAAGC
- a CDS encoding glycoside hydrolase family 30 protein gives MKPIYFKLLVFFAVLLPVFKANAQSAKPAKTVEVYTTAKGTDYKITKTETLKFEDKPQPLETEISVFVDPAKKFQTMIGIGGALTDASAETFYKLPKAAQQEFMRAYYDPEKGIGYTLGRTNIQSCDFSSDSYSYVADKDISLKSFNINHDLKYRVPFIKEAIKTAGGKLTMFASPWSPPAWMKTNNDVLHGGKLKPEYAQVWANMFVKFIGAYQKQGIPIWGVTVQNEPMATQKWESCIFTADDERLFVKNHLGPTFHKSGLANTKIIAWDHNRDMVYQRASKMLEDPEAAKYIWGIGYHWYETWTGSAMRFENVKRVNDAFPNTHLLFTEGCVEKFDMKRVDDWSLGEKYGYSMINDFNAGTCGWTDWNVLLDEKGGANHVGNYCFAPIIGDTQTGKLIYTNIYYYMGQFSKFVKPGAHRIAVAASRDKLSSTAFINADGKLVVVVMNSSDDKVNYLLWIKGKAASVAALPHSIATLIVKS, from the coding sequence ATGAAGCCAATCTATTTTAAGCTACTTGTATTTTTCGCAGTATTGCTGCCGGTATTTAAAGCCAACGCACAATCGGCTAAGCCTGCTAAAACCGTTGAGGTGTACACCACAGCAAAAGGCACCGATTACAAGATCACCAAAACCGAAACCCTGAAGTTTGAGGACAAGCCACAGCCATTGGAAACTGAGATATCTGTATTTGTTGATCCGGCCAAAAAATTCCAAACTATGATCGGTATTGGCGGCGCCTTAACAGATGCTTCGGCCGAGACTTTTTACAAGTTGCCTAAAGCCGCGCAGCAAGAGTTTATGCGTGCTTATTATGACCCGGAGAAAGGGATAGGCTATACCCTGGGCCGTACCAATATACAAAGCTGCGATTTCAGCAGCGATAGCTACAGCTATGTGGCTGATAAGGACATATCGCTGAAAAGCTTCAATATTAACCACGATCTGAAATATCGCGTGCCCTTTATAAAAGAAGCTATTAAAACTGCCGGTGGTAAACTGACGATGTTTGCCAGTCCGTGGAGCCCGCCTGCCTGGATGAAAACCAATAACGATGTTTTACATGGGGGTAAACTAAAGCCCGAATACGCGCAGGTCTGGGCCAATATGTTTGTGAAATTCATCGGCGCTTACCAAAAACAGGGCATCCCTATTTGGGGTGTTACCGTGCAAAACGAGCCGATGGCTACACAGAAATGGGAATCGTGCATATTTACGGCTGATGATGAGCGCCTGTTTGTTAAAAACCATTTAGGCCCAACGTTCCATAAAAGTGGTTTGGCTAATACTAAAATTATAGCTTGGGACCATAACCGCGACATGGTTTACCAGCGTGCCAGCAAGATGCTGGAAGACCCCGAAGCAGCTAAATACATTTGGGGGATTGGTTACCACTGGTACGAAACCTGGACCGGCAGCGCCATGCGTTTTGAGAATGTTAAGCGCGTGAACGACGCGTTCCCTAATACGCACCTGCTGTTTACCGAAGGCTGCGTTGAAAAATTTGACATGAAACGTGTGGATGATTGGTCGCTGGGTGAAAAGTACGGCTACAGTATGATCAACGATTTTAACGCAGGTACCTGCGGATGGACAGACTGGAACGTGCTGCTTGATGAAAAAGGGGGGGCAAATCACGTAGGTAACTATTGTTTCGCACCGATAATTGGCGATACGCAAACAGGTAAACTCATCTATACCAATATTTACTACTACATGGGTCAGTTCTCCAAATTTGTGAAACCGGGCGCGCACCGCATTGCGGTAGCAGCAAGCAGGGATAAACTGAGCAGCACTGCCTTTATAAATGCCGATGGCAAACTGGTGGTTGTGGTAATGAACAGCAGCGACGATAAGGTGAACTACCTGTTATGGATTAAAGGTAAAGCGGCATCGGTTGCAGCCCTGCCGCACTCTATTGCTACTCTTATCGTAAAATCATAG
- a CDS encoding glycoside hydrolase family 30 protein, which yields MKFKSIIAAGGLLTLAALNSQAQKSAVSLWLTNADRSAMFQQQKQTLIFQAKADANPTIVIDDKITYQPIDGFGFALTGGSAIHIMRMSAPARAALLKELFANNDQNIGVSYLRVSIGASDLNERVFSYDDLPAGSTDPKLEHFDLGPDKLDVIPLLKEILAINPKIKILGSPWSAPTWMKTNGDTRGGALKAEYYQTYANYLVKYIKGFKGQGISIDAITVQNEPLNPKNNPSMVMQAHEQADFIKNNLGPAFKSAGIKSRIIVYDHNCDRPDYADSILNDPAAAKYVDGSGFHLYGGKIEAMTDLHNAHPDKNLYFTEQMVIEKDNTPTTNVSSPVRKLFIGATRNWSRNVLEWNMAADVNNQPHTDRGGCPMCQGAITVDKDNFTRNIAYYAMAHASKFVRPGSVRVASNNIETLPNVAFITPKGKKVLIVTNSGADRQSFNIQYKGKTVATTLNKGAVGTYTWD from the coding sequence ATGAAATTCAAATCAATAATAGCAGCCGGTGGGTTATTAACCCTGGCTGCCTTAAATAGCCAAGCGCAAAAGTCGGCGGTTAGTTTGTGGCTTACCAATGCTGATAGGTCGGCCATGTTTCAGCAGCAAAAACAAACGCTGATTTTCCAGGCTAAAGCCGATGCCAACCCAACAATCGTTATAGACGATAAAATCACCTATCAGCCTATTGATGGATTTGGTTTTGCCTTAACCGGCGGCAGCGCTATTCATATCATGCGTATGAGTGCCCCGGCAAGGGCAGCTTTGCTGAAAGAACTGTTTGCCAATAACGACCAAAATATCGGCGTAAGCTACCTGCGCGTCAGCATCGGCGCATCGGACCTGAACGAGCGGGTATTTTCGTACGACGACCTGCCCGCCGGTTCAACCGATCCAAAGCTGGAACATTTTGACTTGGGTCCCGATAAACTGGATGTGATCCCATTACTGAAAGAGATTTTGGCCATCAACCCTAAAATCAAGATCCTGGGCTCTCCATGGTCGGCACCGACCTGGATGAAGACCAACGGAGACACCCGTGGCGGCGCGCTGAAGGCCGAATATTACCAAACCTATGCCAACTACTTAGTGAAATACATTAAGGGCTTTAAAGGGCAGGGAATAAGCATTGACGCCATCACCGTGCAGAACGAGCCGCTAAATCCTAAGAATAACCCCAGCATGGTGATGCAGGCACACGAACAGGCCGATTTTATTAAGAACAATCTTGGCCCGGCATTCAAATCAGCAGGAATAAAAAGCCGCATTATTGTTTACGACCATAACTGCGACCGCCCCGACTATGCCGATTCTATTTTAAACGACCCGGCCGCAGCTAAATACGTGGATGGCTCGGGCTTTCATCTATATGGCGGCAAAATTGAGGCGATGACCGACCTGCACAATGCACATCCCGACAAGAACCTTTACTTTACCGAACAGATGGTGATTGAGAAAGATAACACGCCAACCACCAATGTATCATCGCCGGTGAGGAAATTATTTATTGGCGCTACCCGCAACTGGAGCCGCAATGTGCTGGAATGGAACATGGCTGCCGATGTAAACAATCAACCCCATACCGACCGCGGTGGCTGCCCTATGTGCCAGGGCGCTATTACGGTTGATAAGGATAATTTCACGCGTAACATTGCCTACTACGCCATGGCCCATGCTTCAAAATTTGTACGGCCGGGGTCGGTGCGGGTGGCATCCAACAATATTGAAACGCTGCCAAACGTGGCCTTTATTACCCCAAAGGGAAAAAAGGTTTTAATTGTAACCAACAGCGGAGCAGACAGACAATCATTCAATATTCAATATAAAGGAAAAACCGTCGCGACCACGCTAAACAAGGGCGCCGTGGGTACCTACACCTGGGATTAA